In Hyperolius riggenbachi isolate aHypRig1 chromosome 10, aHypRig1.pri, whole genome shotgun sequence, a genomic segment contains:
- the LOC137534532 gene encoding zinc finger protein 845-like isoform X2 produces MPDSIPGDQEPEEQNLTDDRLETSDEQGDSNNESEYNPSNDEVDSHSDTEEQEQKTTSKGKSEFSCDECGKHFIYKSYLVIHKRLHTGERPYECPECGKHFIQKQHLRRHQHTHTGVKPLQCEECGKGFHHKSELITHQRYHTGERPFQCTDCGKSYVAKNILRIHRLSHMEVKCFSCSECTKSFPTRGQLQSHHLVHTGEKLHECPECGKCFSTKSHLTSHLTIHSKETHYKCSKCGEGFRLKSHLVQHESCHMVEKPFQCCDCGRKFTQNSDLLKHERSHTAEKPFECCECGKKFSKKPYLLSHERIHTGEKPFECNECGKKFICKSKLQRHEKSHTGEKPFPCAVCGKYFSAKDTLTKHMLIHTGDKQFACSECGKQFRDKTALRHHLSTVHTLTQASSLSSNAQISAHTEEGPLQSHRSSLGSPEKMYECSECPKVFTHKTHFTAHLRTHTGEKPFACPDCGKSFTQKGQMEAHKLKLHGGEKTFKCSECGECFFLKSDLTYHMRGHTGERPFICSECGNGFKVKSHLVIHQRTHTGEKPYSCPICDKSFADSGSLVKHKIIHTEEKPFVCSECGKDFRRIKELESHQRIHTGEKPFVCTECGKAYKDKGNLILHQKNHTGDKCFTCSECGKRFSVNSELIKHRMTHSDERPVPCLECGKRFRDKSGLVIHQRSHTGEKPYKCQECGKCFSSHGNLRTHVKTHSSLD; encoded by the coding sequence ATGCCAGATTCCATCCCTGGTGACCAGGAACCAGAAGAGCAGAATCTAACAGATGACAGATTAGAGACATCAGATGAACAGGGTGACAGCAACAATGAGTCAGAGTATAACCCATCTAATGATGAGGTGGACTCCCACTCTGACACAGAGGAGCAAGAGCAAAAGACAACATCCAAAGGAAAGTCGGAGTTCTCCTGTGATGAGTGTGGGAAACACTTCATATATAAATCTTATCTAGTGATTCACAAGAGGCTACATACAGGAGAGCGGCCCTAtgaatgtccagagtgtgggaaacattTCATTCAAAAACAACATCTTCGGAGACATCAGCATACTCACACTGGGGTGAAGCCGCTTCAATGTGAGGAGTgcgggaaggggtttcaccataaatcAGAGCTTATAACTCACCAGAGGTATCATACAGGAGAAAGGCCTTTTCAGTGTACTGATTGTGGGAAGAGTTATGTTGCAAAAAACATACTCCGTATACATAGACTTTCCCACATGGAAGTCAAATGCTTTTCATGTTCTGAGTGCACAAAAAGCTTCCCCACCAGAGGCCAACTACAATCCCACCATCTTGTCCATACCGGAGAGAAGCTGCACGAGtgccctgagtgtgggaaatgtttctctACAAAGTCACATCTCACCAGCCACCTGACAATCCATAGCAAAGAGACACACTATAAGTGTTCTAAATGTGGAGAAGGTTTCCGTCTTAAAAGTCACCTTGTTCAACATGAAAGCTGTCATATGGTAGAGAAACCATTTCAGTGCTGTGACTGTGGGAGAAAGTTTACTCAGAATTCTGATCTTCTTAAACATGAGAGAAGTCATACAGCAGAGAAGCCGTTTGAGTGCTGTGAATGTGGGAAAAAGTTTAGCAAGAAGCCTTATCTTCTTAGTcatgagagaattcacacaggagagaaaccgTTTGAGTGCAATGAATGTGGGAAAAAGTTCATTTGCAAGTCTAAACTTCAGAGACATGAGAAAAGTCACACGGGAGAGAAACCGTTTCCATGTGCAGTATGTGGGAAATATTTTTCTGCAAAAGACACATTGACAAAACATATGCTCATTCACACAGGTGACAAGCAGTttgcctgttcagagtgtgggaagcaGTTTCGTGATAAGACAGCCCTGCGTCATCACCTCTCTACTGTGCATACATTAACTCAAGCATCCAGTTTATCCAGTAATGCCCAGATATCAGCCCATACAGAGGAGGGTCCTTTACAGAGTCACAGATCTAGTCTTGGCTCCCCTGAAAAAATGTATGAGTGTTCTGAATGCCCCAAAGTATTTACACACAAAACTCACTTTACTGCCCACTTGAGAACTCACACCGGTGAAAAACCATTTGCATGCCCAGATTGTGGGAAGAGCTTTACTCAGAAAGGGCAGATGGAGGCACATAAACTGAAACTACACGGAGGAGAGAAGACATTTAAATGTTCTGAATGTGGCGAATGCTTTTTTCTAAAATCTGACCTCACATACCATATGAGAGGCCACACTGGAGAGAGACCTTTtatttgttcagagtgtgggaatggttttaaagtgaaatcacatCTGGTCATTCACCAGAGAACCCACACTGGAGAAAAGCCATACTCTTGTCCCATATGTGACAAATCTTTTGCTGACAGTGGCTCTCTGGTAAAGCACAAGATAATTCACACAGAAGAGAAGCCTTTTGTGTGCTCAGAATGTGGGAAAGATTTTAGGCGAATCAAGGAACTTGAGTCTCATCAGAGaatccacactggtgagaaacctttTGTGTGCACTGAATGTGGGAAAGCCTACAAAGATAAAGGAAACCTCATCCTACACCAGAAAAACCACACTGGGGACAAATGTTTTACCTGCTCTGAATGTGGGAAAAGATTTTCTGTAAACTCTGAGCTTATCAAGCACAGGATGACGCACAGCGATGAGAGACCTGTCCCTTGTCTGGAGTGTGGCAAACGTTTTAGAGATAAGAGTGGTCTGGTCATACATCAACGGAGCCACACCGGAGAGAAACCATATAAGTGTcaggagtgtgggaaatgcttcagcAGTCATGGAAACCTTAGAACTCATGTGAAAACACACAGCTCTCTAGACTGa
- the LOC137534532 gene encoding zinc finger protein 585A-like isoform X1 codes for MRGVRTVMVTVYQQEGADTSYILSAGKELERTGEKTGSLRSTVVVTCPKTTSKKTDIMPDSIPGDQEPEEQNLTDDRLETSDEQGDSNNESEYNPSNDEVDSHSDTEEQEQKTTSKGKSEFSCDECGKHFIYKSYLVIHKRLHTGERPYECPECGKHFIQKQHLRRHQHTHTGVKPLQCEECGKGFHHKSELITHQRYHTGERPFQCTDCGKSYVAKNILRIHRLSHMEVKCFSCSECTKSFPTRGQLQSHHLVHTGEKLHECPECGKCFSTKSHLTSHLTIHSKETHYKCSKCGEGFRLKSHLVQHESCHMVEKPFQCCDCGRKFTQNSDLLKHERSHTAEKPFECCECGKKFSKKPYLLSHERIHTGEKPFECNECGKKFICKSKLQRHEKSHTGEKPFPCAVCGKYFSAKDTLTKHMLIHTGDKQFACSECGKQFRDKTALRHHLSTVHTLTQASSLSSNAQISAHTEEGPLQSHRSSLGSPEKMYECSECPKVFTHKTHFTAHLRTHTGEKPFACPDCGKSFTQKGQMEAHKLKLHGGEKTFKCSECGECFFLKSDLTYHMRGHTGERPFICSECGNGFKVKSHLVIHQRTHTGEKPYSCPICDKSFADSGSLVKHKIIHTEEKPFVCSECGKDFRRIKELESHQRIHTGEKPFVCTECGKAYKDKGNLILHQKNHTGDKCFTCSECGKRFSVNSELIKHRMTHSDERPVPCLECGKRFRDKSGLVIHQRSHTGEKPYKCQECGKCFSSHGNLRTHVKTHSSLD; via the coding sequence TGGTTGTTACATGTCCCAAAACAACTTCTAAGAAAACAGATATCATGCCAGATTCCATCCCTGGTGACCAGGAACCAGAAGAGCAGAATCTAACAGATGACAGATTAGAGACATCAGATGAACAGGGTGACAGCAACAATGAGTCAGAGTATAACCCATCTAATGATGAGGTGGACTCCCACTCTGACACAGAGGAGCAAGAGCAAAAGACAACATCCAAAGGAAAGTCGGAGTTCTCCTGTGATGAGTGTGGGAAACACTTCATATATAAATCTTATCTAGTGATTCACAAGAGGCTACATACAGGAGAGCGGCCCTAtgaatgtccagagtgtgggaaacattTCATTCAAAAACAACATCTTCGGAGACATCAGCATACTCACACTGGGGTGAAGCCGCTTCAATGTGAGGAGTgcgggaaggggtttcaccataaatcAGAGCTTATAACTCACCAGAGGTATCATACAGGAGAAAGGCCTTTTCAGTGTACTGATTGTGGGAAGAGTTATGTTGCAAAAAACATACTCCGTATACATAGACTTTCCCACATGGAAGTCAAATGCTTTTCATGTTCTGAGTGCACAAAAAGCTTCCCCACCAGAGGCCAACTACAATCCCACCATCTTGTCCATACCGGAGAGAAGCTGCACGAGtgccctgagtgtgggaaatgtttctctACAAAGTCACATCTCACCAGCCACCTGACAATCCATAGCAAAGAGACACACTATAAGTGTTCTAAATGTGGAGAAGGTTTCCGTCTTAAAAGTCACCTTGTTCAACATGAAAGCTGTCATATGGTAGAGAAACCATTTCAGTGCTGTGACTGTGGGAGAAAGTTTACTCAGAATTCTGATCTTCTTAAACATGAGAGAAGTCATACAGCAGAGAAGCCGTTTGAGTGCTGTGAATGTGGGAAAAAGTTTAGCAAGAAGCCTTATCTTCTTAGTcatgagagaattcacacaggagagaaaccgTTTGAGTGCAATGAATGTGGGAAAAAGTTCATTTGCAAGTCTAAACTTCAGAGACATGAGAAAAGTCACACGGGAGAGAAACCGTTTCCATGTGCAGTATGTGGGAAATATTTTTCTGCAAAAGACACATTGACAAAACATATGCTCATTCACACAGGTGACAAGCAGTttgcctgttcagagtgtgggaagcaGTTTCGTGATAAGACAGCCCTGCGTCATCACCTCTCTACTGTGCATACATTAACTCAAGCATCCAGTTTATCCAGTAATGCCCAGATATCAGCCCATACAGAGGAGGGTCCTTTACAGAGTCACAGATCTAGTCTTGGCTCCCCTGAAAAAATGTATGAGTGTTCTGAATGCCCCAAAGTATTTACACACAAAACTCACTTTACTGCCCACTTGAGAACTCACACCGGTGAAAAACCATTTGCATGCCCAGATTGTGGGAAGAGCTTTACTCAGAAAGGGCAGATGGAGGCACATAAACTGAAACTACACGGAGGAGAGAAGACATTTAAATGTTCTGAATGTGGCGAATGCTTTTTTCTAAAATCTGACCTCACATACCATATGAGAGGCCACACTGGAGAGAGACCTTTtatttgttcagagtgtgggaatggttttaaagtgaaatcacatCTGGTCATTCACCAGAGAACCCACACTGGAGAAAAGCCATACTCTTGTCCCATATGTGACAAATCTTTTGCTGACAGTGGCTCTCTGGTAAAGCACAAGATAATTCACACAGAAGAGAAGCCTTTTGTGTGCTCAGAATGTGGGAAAGATTTTAGGCGAATCAAGGAACTTGAGTCTCATCAGAGaatccacactggtgagaaacctttTGTGTGCACTGAATGTGGGAAAGCCTACAAAGATAAAGGAAACCTCATCCTACACCAGAAAAACCACACTGGGGACAAATGTTTTACCTGCTCTGAATGTGGGAAAAGATTTTCTGTAAACTCTGAGCTTATCAAGCACAGGATGACGCACAGCGATGAGAGACCTGTCCCTTGTCTGGAGTGTGGCAAACGTTTTAGAGATAAGAGTGGTCTGGTCATACATCAACGGAGCCACACCGGAGAGAAACCATATAAGTGTcaggagtgtgggaaatgcttcagcAGTCATGGAAACCTTAGAACTCATGTGAAAACACACAGCTCTCTAGACTGa